CCCTAAACGCCGAAATAACAGCCACAAAGACTATGCTCGGCGCTATGGCTATATAGCTCAAAGCCGCCGAAGAGTTTCCTTGGGCTAGGGCTATCAATCTATGAAACAGCAATATAATCAAAGCGCAAATCGCCCCAAAAGCCGTAAGCGTAATTAAAGCCGTGGTAAAAGATTTGCGCGCCATGTCAATTTGGTCTTTTGTCGTCTTTTCGGCTATAATCCTGGACAGCGCCGAAGGCAATCCTCCCGACGATATCGTAAGCAAAAGCGCGTAAAGCGGAAAGACCATTTGGTATAGGCCGACCCCCTCGGCGCCCAAAATGTGCGTCAACGGGATTCTAAAAATAGCGCCCAGCAGTTTTGCCAAAAACGAACACGCGCCCAGCACTGCCGCGCCATAAACAAAGGTGTGGGCCTTTTTGTCTTGGGCTATGGCATCGGACTTGGGCGGCATAGCTAGGCCCTTGGGCTTGGGCAGCTTAATTTCGCTTAGGGACTTAGGCGAAATAGCTTCGCCTTTTAGTTTTGGCAACACAGCTTCGCCTTGGGACTTGGGCAAGACAGCTTCGGCCTTAGGCAAAACAATCTCGCCCGCACTCTCAAAATCAACCTTTTTTATACTGGGCGCGGCTTTTATACGCTTCTCAGGCGACAAATTCATAATTCTATGTTATGTAAAACCTTGTCTTACTATGCTTTACAAAAATTTTTGATTTTTTTAAAAAATAGCTTTTTATACGCTATTTTTTCTTTTTAATAATAAACATCAAAAAAAGGAAGGTTTTGGCCTTCCTTTTGCTTTAGTTGCTTATTTTCTAAACTACAAAATTTTTTACTCTTTAGCAGCTTGGAAGCCGCGATCTAAGTCGTCCAAAATATCTTTTATGTCTTCTAGCCCGATGGATAATCTTATTAGCTCGGGCAAGACCGCCGCTTTTTTTAGATCCTCTTCGCTAAGCTGCGAGTGCGTGGTGGACGCGGGATGAATTACCAATGAGCGCGCGTCCGCGACATTGGCCAGAAGCGAAAACAGCTTAAGCGCGTTTATAAACTTTTTGCCCGCCTGAATTCCGCCTTTGATGCCAAAAGTCAAAATGCCGCCCGCGCCTTTTGGCAGGTATTTTTGCTGGCGCTCATGATATTGGTCGCCCTCAAGCGCGGGATAGTTTACCCACTCCACCTGCGGATGATTTTTTAGATATTTGGCGACAGCCAAGGCGTTGGCGCAATGCCTTTCCACCCTCAAAGACAAGGTTTCTATGCCCTGCAAAATCAAAAACGCGTTAAAAGGACTCAAACAAGCGCCCGTATCCCTTAGCATCTGCACTCTTAGCTTGGCGATATAAGCGTCCGGCAAATCTGCGTAAACTAAATTGTGGTAAGTCGTATCGGGCTCGGTAAAAGAAGAGTATCTTCCGCTTGCCCGCCAGTCAAAGTTGCCCATATCAATCACTATTCCGCCTATGCTGTTGCCGTGCCCGCCCAAATACTTAGTCAAAGAATGCGCCACTATATTAACGCCCCACTTTTTCGCCTCAAACAAATAAGGCGTGCCAAATGTGTTGTCTGCAATCAAAGCCACCTTGTGGCGCTTGGCAATCTCGGCCAATTTTTCTATATCAGGGATATTAATGCCCGGATTGCCTATGGTTTCAAAAAATATCGCCTTGGTTTTGGGATTGATTGCTTTTTCAATCGCGCCGAAGTCTTCGGGGTCAACCAAGTGCGCTTTTATGCCGTATTGTGAATAAAAGCGGTCCTTAAACAATGTATATGTCCCGCCGTATAATGTGCTGACCGAAATAATCTCATCGCCCACGCTCGCGATATTAAGTATGGAATACAATATCGCCGCCATTCCGCTTGAAGTCGCCACGGCGCCTACCCCGCCTTCCAACGCCGCCATTCTTTTTTCCAAAACGGCGACCGTCGGGTTGTTTATGCGCGAATAAATATAGCCGTTTTCTTTTAGGTCAAACAACGCCGCCGCGTGGTCGGCGTCTTTAAAAACATAGGATGTCGTTTGATAAATGGGCACGACGCGCGAGCCTGTGGAGTCAATCTCATGGCCGGCGTGAAGGGCTTTTGTGTTGAATCCTAACTCTTTCATAACTATCTCCTAAGTATTTATTATACATTATCAATACAAAAAAGCTAAATTAATTTTTATAATATCTTAGCTAAACAAAGGCGTTGACAAATATCTCTCGCCCGTGTCGGGAAGCAAGATGACTATTGTTTTGCCCGCGTTTTCGGCCCTTTTGGCCAATTCGTTCGCCGCCCACAAAGCCGCGCCCGAAGAAATGCCCACAAGCAATCCTTCGGCTTGGGCGACAGCCTTGGAAGCGGCAAAAGCGTCATTGTCCGAAACCTGAATTATTTCGTCCACCACTTCCGAGGAGTAAGTCTTGGGCACAAAGCCCGCGCCTATTCCCTGTATCTTGTGGGGGCCGGGCGCGCCGCCCGACAAAACGGGCGAACTTTGGGGCTCTACCGCCACAACCCGTATATTGCCGTTGTGTT
The Clostridiales bacterium genome window above contains:
- a CDS encoding oligosaccharide flippase family protein produces the protein MNLSPEKRIKAAPSIKKVDFESAGEIVLPKAEAVLPKSQGEAVLPKLKGEAISPKSLSEIKLPKPKGLAMPPKSDAIAQDKKAHTFVYGAAVLGACSFLAKLLGAIFRIPLTHILGAEGVGLYQMVFPLYALLLTISSGGLPSALSRIIAEKTTKDQIDMARKSFTTALITLTAFGAICALIILLFHRLIALAQGNSSAALSYIAIAPSIVFVAVISAFR
- a CDS encoding O-acetylhomoserine aminocarboxypropyltransferase/cysteine synthase, which produces MKELGFNTKALHAGHEIDSTGSRVVPIYQTTSYVFKDADHAAALFDLKENGYIYSRINNPTVAVLEKRMAALEGGVGAVATSSGMAAILYSILNIASVGDEIISVSTLYGGTYTLFKDRFYSQYGIKAHLVDPEDFGAIEKAINPKTKAIFFETIGNPGINIPDIEKLAEIAKRHKVALIADNTFGTPYLFEAKKWGVNIVAHSLTKYLGGHGNSIGGIVIDMGNFDWRASGRYSSFTEPDTTYHNLVYADLPDAYIAKLRVQMLRDTGACLSPFNAFLILQGIETLSLRVERHCANALAVAKYLKNHPQVEWVNYPALEGDQYHERQQKYLPKGAGGILTFGIKGGIQAGKKFINALKLFSLLANVADARSLVIHPASTTHSQLSEEDLKKAAVLPELIRLSIGLEDIKDILDDLDRGFQAAKE